One part of the Rhodococcus oxybenzonivorans genome encodes these proteins:
- a CDS encoding pyridoxal phosphate-dependent aminotransferase encodes MAVVSNPDHGHHRTPPRTLEQSTKLQNVLYEIRGPVHAHAARLEAEGHRILKLNIGNPAPFGFDAPDVIMRDMIAALPYAQGYSESKGILSARRAIVTRYELVPGFPELDVDDIYLGNGVSELITMTMQALLDNGDEVLIPAPDYPLWTAMTSLAGGTPVHYLCDEGNDWNPDIADIESKITEKTKALLVINPNNPTGAVYSMEVLQQLVDLARKHHLLLLADEIYDKILYDDAKHISLATLAPDLLCLTFNGLSKAYRVAGYRSGWVAVTGPKAHAAGFLEGLDLLASTRLCPNVPGQHAIQVALGGHQSIEDLILPGGRLLEQRDVAWERLNMIPGVSCVKPRGALYAFPRLDPNVYEIYDDEKLVQDLLLQEKILMVQGTGFNWPDHDHLRIVTLPWARDLAVAIERFGNFLTSYKQ; translated from the coding sequence ATGGCGGTCGTGAGCAACCCAGACCACGGCCATCACCGCACACCGCCACGCACACTGGAGCAGTCCACCAAGCTCCAGAACGTGCTGTACGAGATTCGTGGACCGGTACACGCCCACGCCGCCCGGCTCGAGGCGGAGGGGCATCGGATCCTCAAGCTCAACATCGGCAACCCCGCGCCGTTCGGTTTCGACGCGCCCGACGTGATCATGCGCGACATGATCGCGGCGCTCCCCTATGCGCAGGGTTACTCCGAGTCGAAGGGCATCCTGTCGGCCCGTCGGGCGATCGTCACCCGCTACGAACTGGTGCCCGGCTTTCCCGAGCTCGATGTCGACGACATCTACCTGGGTAACGGTGTCTCCGAGCTCATCACCATGACGATGCAGGCCCTGCTCGACAACGGTGACGAGGTGCTGATTCCCGCACCGGACTACCCGCTGTGGACGGCCATGACCAGCCTGGCCGGCGGCACTCCCGTCCACTACCTCTGCGACGAGGGCAACGACTGGAACCCCGACATCGCGGACATCGAGTCGAAGATCACCGAGAAGACCAAAGCGCTGCTGGTCATCAACCCGAACAATCCCACGGGTGCGGTGTACTCGATGGAGGTGCTGCAGCAACTCGTCGACCTGGCGCGCAAGCATCACCTGCTGCTGCTGGCGGACGAGATCTACGACAAGATCCTCTACGACGACGCCAAGCACATTTCGCTGGCCACGCTCGCGCCCGACCTACTGTGCCTGACGTTCAACGGCCTGTCGAAGGCGTACCGGGTGGCGGGTTACCGCTCCGGTTGGGTCGCCGTCACCGGTCCCAAGGCGCATGCTGCGGGCTTCCTCGAGGGGCTGGACCTGCTGGCATCGACCCGGCTGTGCCCCAACGTTCCGGGTCAGCACGCCATCCAGGTGGCGCTCGGCGGTCACCAGAGCATCGAAGATCTGATCCTGCCCGGCGGGCGACTGCTCGAGCAGCGGGACGTGGCGTGGGAGCGGCTCAACATGATCCCCGGGGTCTCCTGCGTCAAGCCTCGAGGTGCGCTGTACGCGTTCCCCCGTCTGGACCCCAACGTGTACGAGATTTACGACGACGAGAAGCTGGTCCAGGACCTTTTGCTGCAGGAGAAGATCCTGATGGTGCAGGGCACGGGGTTCAATTGGCCGGACCACGACCATCTGCGGATCGTGACATTGCCGTGGGCCCGCGATCTCGCTGTGGCCATCGAGCGGTTCGGTAATTTCCTCACGAGCTACAAGCAGTAG
- a CDS encoding S1 family peptidase — MRSSIARRAAVFGSAALLLLGPVTASAQADPVEPEVSDQAAALPVELIDAIQRDLALSPDQYLEHAELGQKLAEFAKIARIQFPDAFAGTWLDDAGNAIVGVADGADEDAAVAAAQGAGFQVKDVAQSESSLQAQLKTLDGWLDTQPPAVADLVRGVTIDIVNNGLVLRADNAGGLQLPDFLQGARVVQSPATAAPQPSTDLAPIAEVMPADALLGGDAYGSLGGGIGLRCSLGFNGTDNSGGPVNITAGHCDPNLAAAGTADASEAFALATGGTGPRVGTFAKTSLDIHDYAIIRADAGAAHRFENNGVRVPGAAPLAITGTADPVVGAPVCKSGLTTGYTCGVVKAVGQTVTVGERTLADSFSTSMCALQGDSGGTIVTGTQALGISSASNVGQYPVCQVADVVTFVLGESPELFATPINAILAENPGLRVRTS, encoded by the coding sequence ATGCGTAGCTCCATCGCACGTCGTGCCGCCGTGTTCGGCTCGGCAGCGCTGCTGCTCCTCGGTCCCGTGACCGCCTCCGCCCAGGCTGATCCGGTCGAACCCGAAGTCTCCGATCAAGCTGCGGCGCTTCCGGTCGAACTGATCGACGCGATCCAGCGTGACCTCGCGTTGAGCCCGGACCAGTACCTGGAGCATGCGGAGCTGGGTCAGAAACTCGCCGAGTTCGCCAAGATCGCCCGCATCCAGTTCCCGGACGCCTTCGCCGGTACCTGGCTCGATGACGCAGGCAACGCCATCGTCGGTGTGGCCGACGGCGCCGACGAGGATGCTGCGGTGGCCGCCGCCCAAGGGGCAGGCTTCCAGGTCAAGGACGTGGCCCAGAGTGAGAGCAGCCTGCAGGCGCAGCTGAAGACCCTCGACGGCTGGCTCGACACGCAGCCGCCCGCGGTCGCCGACCTCGTTCGCGGTGTCACCATCGACATTGTCAACAACGGCTTGGTTCTCCGCGCCGACAACGCAGGTGGCTTGCAACTTCCCGACTTCCTGCAGGGGGCACGGGTGGTGCAGTCACCGGCCACCGCAGCCCCGCAGCCGTCTACCGACCTCGCACCGATCGCAGAGGTCATGCCCGCCGACGCCCTGCTGGGCGGCGACGCCTACGGGTCGCTGGGTGGTGGCATCGGTCTGCGCTGCTCGCTCGGTTTCAACGGCACCGACAACTCGGGTGGACCGGTGAACATCACAGCCGGACACTGCGACCCCAACCTCGCCGCCGCCGGTACCGCCGACGCGTCCGAGGCGTTCGCGCTCGCCACGGGCGGGACGGGTCCGCGCGTGGGCACCTTCGCCAAGACGAGTCTCGACATCCACGATTACGCGATCATCCGTGCCGACGCGGGCGCTGCGCACCGGTTCGAGAACAACGGTGTCCGGGTACCCGGCGCCGCTCCTCTGGCGATCACAGGAACAGCTGACCCCGTCGTCGGTGCTCCCGTCTGCAAGTCCGGTCTCACCACCGGCTACACCTGCGGTGTGGTGAAGGCCGTCGGCCAGACCGTCACGGTGGGTGAACGCACCCTGGCAGACAGCTTCTCGACGAGCATGTGTGCGTTGCAGGGCGACAGCGGTGGCACCATCGTCACCGGCACTCAGGCCCTGGGCATCTCCAGCGCGTCTAACGTGGGCCAGTACCCCGTGTGCCAGGTCGCGGACGTCGTCACCTTCGTCCTTGGCGAAAGTCCCGAGTTGTTCGCCACCCCGATCAATGCGATTCTCGCGGAGAACCCGGGTCTGCGCGTGCGCACGTCGTAA
- a CDS encoding helix-turn-helix domain-containing protein translates to MVTSTRARFGQFVYKRRRLLNLTQDQVTAAGGPSDAAQTRAENGTGPDPSIETLRKLDVALRWAPGSAARTLEGGSPTPLEALDADERSAPSRPLTLGPSEIPLSLDTIIEILGPHTRITTLSAAHPEVPGLADAAADLSRVVSKITGAYVTRLLEVNGGPAGPRQPLIEFAFGHLLEEPSTADDPHEREEALYRRFLYGREEGLDAATRERFWRRWEDAVRLKDTDHPERSGDTEVTA, encoded by the coding sequence ATGGTCACCAGCACCCGCGCGCGTTTCGGACAGTTCGTCTACAAGCGACGGCGTTTGCTGAACCTCACGCAGGACCAGGTCACGGCTGCCGGTGGCCCGTCCGACGCGGCGCAGACCCGCGCCGAGAACGGGACCGGGCCGGACCCGAGTATCGAGACTCTCCGCAAACTGGACGTCGCGCTGCGCTGGGCCCCCGGGAGCGCGGCCCGGACGCTCGAGGGCGGCAGCCCCACTCCCCTCGAGGCCCTGGACGCGGATGAGCGGTCGGCGCCGTCTCGCCCGCTCACGCTGGGGCCGTCCGAAATTCCGCTGAGCCTGGACACGATCATCGAGATCCTCGGCCCACACACCCGGATCACCACGCTGAGTGCGGCTCATCCGGAGGTGCCGGGATTGGCCGACGCCGCTGCCGACCTCAGCCGGGTGGTGTCGAAGATCACCGGCGCTTACGTCACCCGTTTGCTCGAGGTCAACGGAGGTCCGGCCGGCCCCCGCCAGCCACTGATCGAGTTCGCCTTCGGCCATCTACTCGAGGAACCCTCCACCGCGGACGACCCGCACGAGCGGGAGGAAGCCCTCTACCGCCGCTTCCTCTACGGGCGGGAAGAGGGCCTGGATGCCGCCACGCGCGAGCGCTTCTGGCGCCGATGGGAAGACGCGGTGAGACTGAAAGACACCGACCACCCGGAACGTAGCGGCGACACGGAGGTGACAGCATGA
- a CDS encoding prolyl oligopeptidase family serine peptidase, producing MTSAPYGSWPSPIAAADLASSGHPVEGGRYVGDDVWWSELRPSEGGRVAVRRLGLDDEPEDVLPAPWNARTRVHEYGGGAWTVTDSGHLVFAEFGDQRLYLLEGATPVPLTPDPPQPCSLRYGDLSVVDGAVWAVREMHDTEGGVTRDICVVPLDGSGADAPDRVRSVVAGSDFLAYPRLSPDRRHLAWIAWNHPQMPWDGTELRVVDLAGGRAVGEVRTLLGGPEESVLQPEWVGVDELHVVSDRSGWWNMYRLGTDGADPVALCPLDADFGGPLWMLGARWHTRREDGTLLTVRTFGTDTLAVLDPDTGSLTDIPLEGLTTVGLSDRKGNRLLLLTGGAKAPSGLRELDLDTGALRTVRLSVTELPEAAYLPEAQQLTFQGPEREVHVIAYPPRHPLYSGMDGELPPYVAFVHGGPTSRVTPTLNPVFAFFTSRGIGVVDVNYGGSTGYGREYRNRLRGQWGVVDVEDVVTAVTGLADAGLADPRRLAIEGGSAGGWTVLAALTTSDVFACGASYYGVAELDGFVKETHDFESRYIDGLIGPLPESADLYAERAPLNNVDGLNCPVLLLQGLDDPIVPPSQAERFRDALVAKGIPHAYLAYEGESHGFRRLATLISSRNAELSFYGQVLGFEPPDIPRLELWRPDAEQ from the coding sequence ATGACTTCTGCGCCCTACGGCTCCTGGCCCTCTCCGATCGCGGCGGCGGACCTCGCGTCCAGCGGCCACCCCGTTGAGGGCGGCCGGTACGTCGGTGACGACGTGTGGTGGTCGGAGCTGCGCCCCAGCGAAGGTGGGCGTGTCGCCGTGCGCCGTCTCGGGCTGGACGACGAGCCGGAAGACGTGCTGCCTGCTCCGTGGAACGCGCGGACACGGGTACACGAATACGGCGGTGGCGCCTGGACGGTGACCGACTCCGGCCATCTCGTGTTCGCCGAGTTCGGTGATCAACGGCTCTACCTCCTCGAAGGTGCGACGCCCGTACCCCTGACCCCTGATCCGCCGCAGCCGTGCTCCTTGCGTTACGGCGACCTGTCGGTCGTCGACGGAGCGGTATGGGCGGTGCGGGAAATGCACGACACCGAGGGCGGCGTCACCCGCGACATCTGCGTGGTTCCTCTGGACGGGTCGGGCGCGGACGCCCCCGATCGTGTGCGGTCCGTCGTGGCCGGGTCCGACTTCCTCGCGTATCCGCGACTGTCTCCCGACCGACGTCACCTCGCGTGGATCGCGTGGAACCACCCTCAAATGCCCTGGGACGGTACTGAGCTCAGGGTTGTGGACCTTGCCGGTGGCCGCGCGGTCGGCGAGGTGAGGACACTTCTCGGTGGACCCGAGGAATCGGTGCTGCAGCCCGAATGGGTGGGAGTGGACGAGCTCCACGTCGTGAGCGACCGCAGTGGTTGGTGGAACATGTACCGCCTCGGCACCGACGGTGCGGACCCCGTGGCGCTGTGCCCTCTGGACGCAGATTTCGGTGGCCCGCTGTGGATGCTGGGCGCGCGCTGGCACACCCGACGTGAAGACGGCACCCTGCTCACCGTCCGTACCTTCGGGACCGACACCCTGGCGGTGCTCGATCCGGACACGGGCTCCCTGACGGACATCCCCCTAGAGGGCCTCACCACGGTCGGCTTGTCCGACCGCAAGGGGAATCGCCTATTGCTGCTCACCGGGGGCGCGAAAGCTCCGTCGGGCCTACGCGAGCTCGACCTCGACACCGGCGCACTCCGCACCGTCCGCCTGTCCGTCACCGAGCTCCCCGAGGCCGCGTACCTCCCCGAGGCGCAGCAGTTGACCTTCCAGGGTCCCGAGAGGGAGGTGCACGTGATCGCCTACCCGCCACGTCACCCGCTGTACAGCGGCATGGACGGCGAGCTGCCGCCGTACGTGGCGTTCGTTCACGGTGGGCCCACCTCCCGCGTGACACCGACCCTCAATCCGGTGTTCGCGTTCTTCACCAGTCGCGGAATCGGTGTCGTCGATGTGAACTACGGCGGGTCCACCGGATACGGGCGTGAGTACCGGAACCGGCTCCGAGGCCAGTGGGGTGTGGTCGACGTCGAAGACGTGGTCACGGCGGTGACCGGTCTGGCCGACGCCGGACTGGCGGATCCGCGCAGGCTCGCCATCGAGGGCGGTTCCGCCGGCGGCTGGACCGTGCTGGCGGCGCTGACCACCTCCGACGTGTTCGCCTGCGGGGCATCCTATTACGGTGTGGCCGAGCTGGACGGTTTCGTCAAGGAGACACACGACTTCGAGTCCCGGTATATCGACGGGTTGATCGGACCGCTCCCCGAATCGGCCGACCTCTACGCCGAGCGTGCGCCCTTGAACAACGTCGACGGACTGAACTGCCCGGTCCTGTTGCTCCAGGGACTCGACGACCCGATCGTCCCGCCGTCGCAGGCGGAGCGATTCCGGGATGCGCTCGTCGCCAAGGGCATACCCCACGCCTACCTCGCGTACGAGGGCGAGTCGCACGGGTTCCGCAGACTCGCCACGTTGATCAGTTCGCGCAACGCCGAGCTCTCGTTCTACGGTCAGGTGCTCGGATTCGAACCGCCCGACATTCCGCGGCTCGAACTCTGGCGTCCGGACGCGGAGCAGTAA
- a CDS encoding carotenoid oxygenase family protein: MSAPEFTRPAPVDVVHHSHLTGVFEPQREEVDVGGLDVIGELPGDLQGAYLRNGPNPRFDPIGSYIYPLDGDGMVHRVEVTGGTARYTNRFVRTPMVEAEEKAGHVIWPGVTDLYTPGVEEVGPELAGRPRELPDINVVRHSGRLLAMAETSLPYRLNPEDLSTLGPDNCDGAMSVGSTAHPKIDPVTGEMVLFNYMLEAPYLTWSVVAADGSAARPPTAVDGVDTPLMIHDMALTRRYIVLMLCPLVFDMAAVLTGGSVLDWRPEKGTRIALIPRDGGRVRWLTCDAYWVWHFANAFDLPDGRVSVDYVEWTYPGGFAKAPAPSTGSLVRVVIDPESGHLTKDVMSDRDVEFPRVDDRELAAPHRAIATVGKLDVSRGRQDSLWFFDTVRGTQCHWDPGSVSVGEPIFMPGAQHEYWGMIGTDRNDMSSWFFVLPAEDPGSGPMAKVRLPIRVPAGLHGAWLPAQ, translated from the coding sequence ATGTCCGCACCGGAATTCACCCGTCCCGCACCCGTCGACGTCGTGCATCACAGCCATCTCACGGGCGTATTCGAGCCCCAGCGCGAGGAGGTGGACGTGGGTGGCCTCGACGTGATCGGCGAACTGCCCGGCGATCTTCAGGGTGCCTACCTCCGCAACGGACCGAATCCGCGCTTCGATCCGATCGGCAGCTATATCTATCCCCTCGACGGCGACGGCATGGTGCACCGCGTCGAAGTGACCGGCGGCACTGCCCGATACACCAATCGATTCGTCCGCACGCCGATGGTGGAGGCGGAGGAGAAGGCGGGGCACGTCATCTGGCCGGGCGTCACCGACCTGTACACGCCCGGCGTGGAGGAGGTGGGGCCCGAACTCGCCGGCAGACCGCGCGAACTACCGGACATCAACGTGGTGCGGCACAGCGGGCGACTGCTGGCAATGGCCGAGACCAGTCTGCCGTACCGGTTGAATCCCGAGGACCTGAGCACGCTCGGACCGGACAACTGCGACGGCGCGATGTCCGTGGGGAGCACCGCCCACCCCAAGATCGACCCGGTGACCGGCGAGATGGTGCTGTTCAACTACATGCTCGAAGCCCCGTATCTCACCTGGTCGGTGGTGGCCGCTGACGGGTCGGCGGCCCGCCCGCCGACGGCGGTCGACGGCGTGGACACGCCGTTGATGATCCACGACATGGCCCTGACGCGTCGGTACATCGTGTTGATGCTGTGCCCGCTCGTCTTCGACATGGCCGCGGTTTTGACCGGTGGTTCGGTGCTCGACTGGCGGCCCGAGAAGGGAACACGTATCGCGCTGATACCACGCGATGGCGGCCGCGTGCGCTGGCTGACGTGTGATGCGTACTGGGTGTGGCACTTTGCCAATGCCTTCGATCTGCCCGACGGAAGGGTATCCGTCGACTATGTGGAGTGGACGTACCCCGGTGGGTTCGCCAAGGCGCCGGCGCCCTCCACCGGGTCACTGGTGCGCGTCGTCATCGACCCCGAGAGCGGACACCTGACGAAGGACGTCATGTCCGACCGCGACGTCGAGTTCCCCCGAGTCGACGACCGCGAACTCGCCGCACCGCATCGCGCGATCGCCACCGTCGGCAAGCTCGACGTCAGCCGGGGCAGGCAGGATTCGTTGTGGTTCTTCGACACCGTCCGCGGCACGCAGTGTCACTGGGACCCGGGCAGTGTGTCGGTGGGCGAACCGATCTTCATGCCGGGCGCCCAGCACGAATACTGGGGGATGATCGGCACCGACCGGAACGACATGTCGTCGTGGTTCTTCGTGCTTCCCGCCGAAGACCCCGGATCCGGGCCGATGGCCAAGGTGCGGTTGCCTATCCGAGTGCCTGCAGGACTTCACGGGGCGTGGCTGCCTGCGCAGTGA
- a CDS encoding heterodisulfide reductase-related iron-sulfur binding cluster — protein MNALTITLGTIGVLLSLVCWFAFIGGVLKTVSIVRLGQPAPDRWRPFLPRFKQMCVEFIAHTRMAKFRTVGWAHWLVMVGFMLGAVVWFEAYGQTFDPAFHWPLVGNTAVYHFIDEVLGLGTVIGITTLIVIRQLNHPRRPERLSRFAGSNFRAAYFVEAVVLIEGLGMIFVKAGKIATYGHANAWTDFFTMNLAKLLPASPNLVAVFAFVKLMSGMIWLYIVGRNITWGVAWHRFAAFFNIYFKREDEGGVALGAAKPMMSGGKPINMEDADPDNDTFGAGSIEDFSWKGWLDFSTCTECGRCQSQCPAWNTGKPLSPKLLITSLRDHGSAKAPYLLAGGRKDMGGDEIGLVDGDGGVDEAKLSAIPESARREAERKLVGETVEGELAPVIDSEVLWSCTNCGACVEQCPVDIEHVDHIIDMRRYQVLIESEFPSELAGLFKNLENKGNPWGQNAKDRLNWISEMDFDIPVYGQDADSFEDYEYLFWVGCAGAYEDRAKKTTKAVAELLATAGVKFMVLGAEETCTGDSARRAGNEFLFQQLAMQNIETLNSVFDGVEQNKRKIVVTCAHCFNALGNEYPQVGGQYEVVHHTQLLNRLVRQKKLIPVASVGEDVTYHDPCFLGRHNKVYDAPRELMEASGAKLKEMPRHGERSMCCGAGGARMWMEENIGKRINVDRVDEALSTATTKIATGCPFCRVMLNDGVTARQESGQGEGVEVVDVAQLMLSSITRLDADKLAENIKVIPREKPAEPQKPVEPVKDEAKAEVVEKERVREIEEAADSPAAKQAPAGKGLAMKGLAKAPGATAPGAKAPGKGLGMAGGAKAPGAKKTAAPATESAEAPAAEAPKPKGLGLAGGAKAPGGKGLQMKGAGKAPGAKAAAPAAGTSAPSDAPAEAAPTSAAPKPKGLGLASGAKAPGGKGLQMKGKAKAPGAKADAAPTADSAPAPAAEPEAPSTAEAPATAEAPVSEAPKAPPAPKAGGLGFKGGAKAPGARRAAAPKAAAPDAAAPQAPADETDTAAASEAEAVKTAATKVDAVDTAQDSASNGDGSNGQTPAPPKAKPGGLGFKSGAKAPGRKS, from the coding sequence ATGAATGCCCTGACGATCACGTTGGGCACCATCGGCGTGCTGTTGAGCCTCGTGTGTTGGTTCGCCTTCATCGGTGGCGTGCTGAAGACGGTGAGCATCGTCCGCCTGGGCCAACCGGCACCCGACCGCTGGCGACCCTTCCTTCCCCGCTTCAAGCAGATGTGCGTCGAGTTCATCGCCCACACCCGCATGGCCAAGTTCCGCACGGTCGGCTGGGCCCACTGGCTGGTCATGGTCGGTTTCATGCTGGGTGCGGTCGTCTGGTTCGAGGCTTACGGCCAGACCTTCGACCCGGCTTTCCACTGGCCGCTCGTCGGTAACACCGCCGTCTACCACTTCATCGACGAGGTCCTTGGCCTCGGCACGGTCATCGGTATCACCACCCTGATCGTGATCCGGCAGCTTAACCACCCGCGCAGGCCGGAGCGGCTGTCCCGATTCGCGGGCTCGAACTTCCGCGCGGCGTACTTCGTCGAGGCGGTCGTCCTCATCGAGGGTCTCGGCATGATCTTCGTCAAGGCCGGAAAGATCGCCACCTACGGGCATGCCAACGCGTGGACCGACTTCTTCACGATGAACCTGGCAAAGCTGCTGCCCGCTAGCCCCAATCTGGTGGCGGTCTTCGCGTTCGTCAAGCTGATGTCGGGCATGATCTGGCTGTACATCGTCGGCCGCAACATCACCTGGGGTGTCGCCTGGCACCGGTTCGCGGCCTTCTTCAACATTTACTTCAAGCGTGAGGACGAAGGCGGCGTCGCCCTCGGTGCGGCCAAGCCCATGATGTCCGGCGGCAAGCCGATCAACATGGAGGATGCCGATCCCGACAACGACACGTTCGGCGCCGGCAGCATCGAGGACTTCTCGTGGAAGGGCTGGCTCGACTTCAGCACCTGCACCGAGTGCGGCCGCTGCCAGTCGCAGTGCCCCGCCTGGAACACCGGCAAGCCGCTGTCGCCGAAGCTCCTCATCACGTCGCTGCGCGACCACGGGTCGGCGAAGGCCCCGTACCTGCTGGCCGGTGGCCGCAAGGACATGGGCGGCGACGAGATCGGGCTGGTCGACGGCGACGGCGGCGTGGACGAGGCGAAGCTCTCCGCCATCCCGGAGAGTGCCCGCCGTGAGGCGGAGCGCAAGCTTGTCGGCGAAACCGTCGAGGGCGAGTTGGCGCCGGTCATCGACTCCGAGGTTTTGTGGTCGTGCACCAACTGCGGTGCGTGTGTCGAGCAGTGCCCGGTGGACATCGAGCACGTCGATCACATCATCGACATGCGCCGTTACCAGGTGCTGATCGAGTCGGAGTTCCCCTCCGAGCTCGCCGGACTCTTCAAGAACCTCGAAAACAAGGGCAATCCCTGGGGTCAGAACGCCAAGGACCGTCTCAACTGGATCAGCGAGATGGACTTCGACATCCCGGTCTACGGCCAGGATGCGGACAGTTTCGAGGACTACGAGTACCTGTTCTGGGTCGGCTGCGCCGGCGCCTACGAGGACCGCGCGAAGAAGACCACGAAGGCCGTTGCCGAATTGCTTGCCACGGCGGGCGTCAAGTTCATGGTTCTCGGCGCCGAGGAAACCTGCACCGGCGACTCCGCTCGGCGTGCCGGCAACGAGTTCCTGTTCCAGCAGCTGGCCATGCAGAACATCGAAACGCTGAATTCGGTGTTCGACGGCGTCGAGCAGAACAAGCGCAAGATCGTCGTCACCTGCGCCCACTGCTTCAACGCCCTGGGCAACGAGTACCCACAGGTCGGTGGACAGTACGAGGTGGTTCACCACACTCAGCTGCTCAACCGCCTGGTCCGCCAGAAGAAGCTGATCCCCGTCGCCTCGGTCGGCGAGGACGTCACCTACCACGACCCCTGCTTCCTCGGCCGTCACAACAAGGTGTACGACGCCCCACGTGAACTCATGGAGGCGTCCGGCGCGAAGCTCAAGGAGATGCCGCGGCACGGCGAGCGTTCGATGTGCTGTGGTGCCGGTGGTGCCCGCATGTGGATGGAAGAGAACATCGGCAAGCGCATCAACGTCGACCGGGTGGACGAGGCACTGAGCACCGCAACCACCAAGATCGCAACCGGTTGCCCGTTCTGCCGGGTCATGCTCAACGACGGTGTCACCGCGCGCCAGGAGTCCGGTCAGGGTGAAGGCGTCGAGGTCGTGGACGTCGCCCAGCTGATGTTGTCGTCCATCACGCGTCTCGACGCGGACAAGCTGGCCGAGAACATCAAGGTGATCCCTCGTGAGAAGCCGGCCGAGCCGCAGAAGCCGGTGGAGCCGGTGAAAGACGAGGCGAAGGCCGAGGTCGTCGAGAAGGAGCGGGTCCGGGAGATCGAGGAGGCGGCCGACTCTCCGGCCGCCAAGCAGGCTCCCGCCGGTAAGGGCTTGGCAATGAAGGGCCTGGCCAAGGCGCCCGGCGCCACAGCACCTGGGGCGAAGGCTCCCGGCAAGGGGCTCGGCATGGCAGGCGGAGCCAAGGCGCCCGGCGCGAAGAAGACCGCAGCGCCGGCGACCGAGAGCGCCGAGGCACCTGCCGCAGAGGCTCCCAAGCCCAAGGGCCTGGGACTCGCCGGCGGGGCCAAGGCTCCCGGTGGCAAGGGTCTGCAGATGAAGGGGGCCGGAAAGGCGCCCGGTGCCAAGGCCGCTGCTCCTGCTGCCGGCACTTCGGCGCCGTCCGACGCTCCCGCCGAGGCAGCCCCGACCTCCGCGGCACCCAAGCCGAAGGGACTCGGACTCGCCTCCGGAGCCAAGGCACCGGGCGGCAAGGGCCTGCAGATGAAGGGCAAGGCGAAGGCGCCTGGCGCCAAGGCCGACGCCGCTCCGACGGCCGATTCTGCACCGGCACCGGCTGCCGAACCCGAGGCACCTTCGACCGCCGAAGCACCTGCCACCGCCGAGGCACCTGTCAGCGAGGCGCCGAAGGCTCCCCCGGCCCCGAAGGCCGGCGGGCTCGGTTTCAAGGGCGGCGCCAAGGCCCCGGGCGCCCGTCGCGCAGCCGCTCCCAAGGCCGCCGCTCCCGATGCCGCTGCTCCCCAGGCACCGGCAGACGAGACGGACACCGCCGCAGCGTCCGAGGCTGAAGCCGTGAAGACGGCAGCGACGAAGGTCGACGCCGTCGACACAGCCCAAGATTCGGCGTCGAACGGTGACGGATCGAACGGCCAGACGCCGGCGCCGCCGAAGGCGAAGCCGGGTGGGCTCGGCTTCAAGTCCGGAGCCAAGGCACCGGGTCGCAAGAGCTAG